A single region of the Podospora pseudopauciseta strain CBS 411.78 chromosome 1, whole genome shotgun sequence genome encodes:
- a CDS encoding hypothetical protein (EggNog:ENOG503NUV7; COG:D), which yields MATISALAAAATQTSSLDPSSVRPNSDRSSYSSSPRQYPTELTDPILEEGDETDSEVANEPVTPVSGRQSQDFQTLATHEIHPDVAQEQADQSVTSFPAVRAGTTPGSKPPLVLNTDGDTPPRAPPQSSSSSVISNIQTTPRAAEPATPPPPTAAASSADQDPAAHPHTRRPTFSSSSLRRNMSSFLKRVTHPDKSDAVSGVGYSEHPVHESGRKVPARRWSMNRSSATTRSNTPPSPGSPVEMAIRSKEQASTPTVPGSDEFVKKKPRASTNFLRSRPHVPNNAELQLRRRASSFDYTNQEKVLVASTPHGPVNVEKIERQIWEMPAETGTGLKARRMSVSLPDDFVVDVVELQSEFEYENKLLGRHAKSVGKGGHGKVKTMARKGCPAELVAVKEFRRKSRLETVEEYEKKIKSEYTLSKSLNHPNVVTTFRLCIDHGRWNHVMEFCSEGDLYGLVKEGYLKGDDKEKDRLCLFKQLVRGVHYLHSNGIAHRDIKLENLLITSDSALKIADFGVSEVFCGSHPGLRESGGQCGKNMGEIRRCAPGICGSMPYLAPEVLKKEGDYDPRAVDVWSSAVVMLHLVFGGAIWQKAQEGDNSAANKNFNELVRGWAQWNASHMDAENPAITEMDYPKVKAFDFGVRPPALRRVLLQMLNPNPDQRTSIHDVVNNRWVRNIECCQKADNEEADPATTMIDASKSGCLIRSGEKLFCHNHLPPKKQFTSHSLGKMPGSVGY from the exons ATGGCAACCATCTCAGCGCTGGCTGCTGCGGCTACGCAGACGTCCTCATTAG ACCCGTCCTCTGTGCGTCCCAATTCCGACAGGTCCAGCTACTCATCATCGCCACGCCAATATCCCACCGAGCTTACAGATCCCATTctggaagagggtgatgagaCCGACAGCGAGGTCGCCAACGAACCCGTCACTCCCGTGAGTGGCCGCCAATCTCAGGATTTTCAAACGCTTGCCACTCACGAAATCCATCCGGACGTGGCCCAGGAACAGGCCGACCAAAGCGTCACCTCCTTTCCAGCCGTGCGGGCCGGCACCACGCCCGGCTCCAAGCCGCCCCTGGTGCTGAATACTGACGGTGATACCCCGCCGAGAGCACCCCCCCAgagctcttcctcgtccGTTATTTCCAACATCCAAACAACACCTCGTGCTGCTGAGCCAgcaacgccgccgccgcccaccgccgccgcctcctcggccgacCAGGATCCCGCTGCACACCCTCACACCAGGCGGCCCACTTTCAGCAGCTCGTCTCTTCGTCGCAACATGTCGAGCTTTCTCAAACGTGTCACCCATCCGGACAAGTCTGACGCCGTCAGTGGTGTCGGATACTCGGAGCACCCGGTGCACGAGAGCGGACGAAAGGTGCCAGCTCGAAGGTGGTCCATGAACAGGAGTTCGGCTACTACTCGCTCCAACACTCCGCCCTCGCCGGGATCGCCTGTAGAGATGGCTATCCGGAGCAAGGAGCAGGCGTCGACGCCAACCGTGCCCGGCTCCGACGAGTTTGTCAAAAAGAAGCCACGTGCTTCGACCAACTTTTTGCGCTCCCGCCCGCATGTTCCGAACAATGCTGAACTGCAACTCAGACGTCGCGCGAGCAGTTTTGATTACACCAACCAGGAGAAGGTCCTCGTTGCCTCCACGCCACACGGCCCGGTCAACGTTGAGAAGATCGAAAGGCAGATCTGGGAAATGCCGGCGGAAACCGGCACCGGCCTCAAGGCTCGCCGCATGAGCGTGAGCTTGCCTGATGATTTCGTGGTCGACGTGGTCGAGCTGCAGTCGGAATTTGAGTACGAGAACAAGCTGCTCGGCCGCCATGCAAAGTCGGTCGGCAAGGGCGGTCACGGCAAGGTCAAGACGATGGCCAGGAAGGGATGCCCCGCCGAACTCGTTGCGGTCAAAGAATTCCGCCGCAAATCGCGCctggagacggtggaggagtacgagaagaagatcaaATCCGAGTACACCCTATCCAAGAGTCTGAACCACCCCAACGTGGTCACGACATTTCGACTCTGCATCGACCACGGCCGTTGGAACCACGTCATGGAGTTTTGCTCGGAAGGAGATCTGTACGggctggtgaaggagggtTACCTCAAGGGCgacgacaaggagaaggaccgTTTGTGTCTCTTCAAACAGCTCGTTCGGGGTGTGCACTATCTCCACTCCAATGGCATCGCGCACCGAGACATCAAGCTCGAgaacctcctcatcaccagcgACAGCGCCCTCAAGATTGCAGACTTCGGCGTTTCTGAGGTCTTTTGCGGCTCGCACCCCGGACTTAGAGAATCTGGAGGCCAGTGCGGCAAGAACATGGGCGAAATACGTCGCTGCGCGCCCGGCATCTGCGGCAGCATGCCTTACTTGGCACCTGAGgtgctgaagaaggagggtgaTTATGACCCTCGTGCCGTGGACGTGTGGAGTTCGGCCGTGGTCATGCTTCATCTGGTTTTTGGTGGTGCCATCTGGCAGAAGGCGCAGGAAGGCGATAACTCCGCCGCCAACAAGAATTTCAACGAGCTTGTCCGTGGGTGGGCGCAGTGGAACGCATCACACATGGACGCCGAAAACCCGGCCATCACCGAGATGGACTATCCCAAAGTCAAGGCGTTCGACTTTGGCGTCAGACCCCCCGCCCTCCGAAGAGTTCTCCTCCAGATGCTCAACCCAAACCCGGACCAGCGCACCTCGATCCACGACGTGGTCAACAACCGATGGGTCAGGAACATCGAATGCTGCCAGAAGGCCGACAACGAAGAGGCCGACCCGGCTACCACCATGATTGACGCATCCAAGAGCGGCTGTCTCATTCGTAGCGGGGAGAAGCTTTTCtgccacaaccacctccccccgaAGAAGCAGTTCACCTCTCATTCTCTGGGAAAGATGCCGGGTAGTGTTGGGTACTGA